Below is a genomic region from Gemmatimonadota bacterium.
CCCCGATCTCCGCTTTCCATGGGAGCATCACGGGGTACATCGCCCCGTGCTGTGGGGCGCGGTAGCCGTCGTGCATTCGCTCCCGCTCGCGCGAGCGCTGCTCGAGGGCGGTGCAAATCCCAGCGATGGCGTCACGTTGACGCTCGAGGCGAGTGGCCGCGATGTCGCAGCGCTCGAGCTGCTGAACGAGTTCGGTGTCGATCCGAACGGTCCGTGGGCGACCGACGGATCGACGGCGCTCTACGCGTTGCTGCACTGGGCCGACAGCGTGGATGGCGCGCTCTGGCTACTCGCACATGACGCGGAGCCCGACGCGGTGTTCTCGCAGAATGGCGAGACTCCGCTACATGTCGCGGCGGCCCGCTGGGGAGTCGATCTCGTCGAAGCGCTGGCGAGTCGCGGGGCGATGATCGACCGGCGCCGGTCCGATGGTCGCACACCGTACGCCGTAGCGATGCTGAGCGGCAACGACGCGGTTGCGGAATGGTTCCGCGCGCACGGCGCAGATACCGATGTGGCGCAAGTCGACCAGATGATTGCCGCAGGAAGTCGTGGCGACGTCGCAACGGTGAATGCGATGCTTGCGGCGCATCCCGCATTGCGCAGCGAGATCGGCCCGCAACATTATCCGGCACTTTACCGGGCGGCCGACCAGAATGACGTCGAGGCACTCGAGGGATTGCTCGCGTGCGGCCTCGATGTCGACGCGGGCGATGAAGCGATGAACATGAACGCACTGCACAAGGCGGCGATGGCTGGATGGCCCGACGCTGTCCGCGTGTTGCTCGCACACGGCGCGTCGGTGTCGGCGCGCGATCGCGAGTTTCACGCGACGGCGCTGGTCTGCGCGGCGGAAGGTTCGCGGCATGCCGCGCCGGGCACCGATCACGCAGCGGTGGGGCGCATGCTTCTGGACGCCGGATCCCCGACGAACTGGACATCGAGCGACGAGCCGTCGGAAGGAATTCTGGAAATCATTACTGCGTGGGCTACTTCAAACGGGTAAACCAGCATTACCCCTCGGTCCTGCGTCGTGCAAAGTGCGCGGCGCAGGATCGGATCCCGCATCGAATGCGTTGAGTGCGTTCAGATGGTCGCGATAGACGAACGTGATCCATCCGACGTTCGAACGGGCCTGGCAGCGCGGCCCGAAAGATTTTCGACGGTGCTGTCGGATCGGGGCAAGTCTGTTCGTTGTAGTGGTGAGACTGATTGGAACACCACGCCCCACTACGAGGAGAACAGACCAATGCAGCGAACCAGGATCCGCTCGATCGCAATCAACACGATCGCAGTACTCGCCGTGCTCGGCGCGGCGAATTCAGCGAGGGCGCAGGGCGGCGCGACGACGTATCCGCGCATGGCTCCGGTCGAGCAGTATCTAATGGACCGGACCGCGGAGATCGCGCTGGCGCGCACCGCAGCGCCGGCCTCCATCTCACGCGACGCGGCGGTGCTGGTGCTCGGTCGTCACGGCTTCGAGACCGCGGTCGCGGGGAAGAACGGCTTCGTCTGCTTCGTTGATCGTGGATGGAGCTCCGCGCCCGATCCCGACTTCTGGAATCCGAAAGTGCGCGTTCCACAGTGTGAGAACGCACCGAGCGCGCAGTCGCATCTTCCAATTATTCTGAAGCGAGCGGCGCTGGCGCTGGCGGGACGGACGAAGGATCAAGTGGAGAAGGCCACGACGACGGCCATCGCCACGAAGGAGCTGCCGCCGATGGCGCCCGGCGCGATGTGCTACATGATGTCGAAGCAGGGATACGCCGGCGACAGCAGCAAGCACTGGCCGTCGCACATCATGTTCTTCTATTCGCATTTCGATCCGGCCAATTGGGGAGCGAATCTGCCGGGGTCCCCGGTGCTCGGGATGGAAGACACGGTCAACCACCTGACGGGGTTCGCGATTCCCGTGCAGCACTGGTCGGATGGAACGCCCGCCCGCTGAGCGGAGCTGCGCAGCGAGATTTCGGGAGTGTTGTCGGATCGAGGGCGGTCCGTACGTTGTAGGAGTGAACGGGCCGCATGCGCGCCCCAAACCCAGGAGAAGTTCGAGATGCATTATCTGCTTTCCGTGATCGCCGAGGGTGCCAGTCTCGCTGACGACGCCGAGATGGCTGCGATCGACGTCTTCAACGAGCGACTCCAGGCGAATGGTCACTGGGTCTTCGCTGGCGGGCTCGGCACCCCGGACACGGCCACCGTGATCGACAACCGCCGCGGCGAGGAAGTGTTCACCGACGGGCCGTTCGTGGAGTCGAAGGAATACCTCGCCGGCTTCTGGATCATCGACGCGTCCGATCTCGACGTCGCGCTCAAGCTCGCCGCCGCGGGCTCCAAGGCGTGCAATCGCAAGGTCGAGGTTCGGCCGTTCCTTTCCAACCCTGAGTGATGGACGTCCAGGAAGCGATCACGCGCGCGCACCACGAGGAGTGGGCCCGCGTGGTCGCCGCCCTGGCGAAGCGCTTCGGCAATCTCGACGTCGCCGAAGAAGCAGCGGCCGAGGCATTCGCGACCGCGGTCGTGAGGTGGCCGTCGGACGGCGTACCTCCAAATCCAGGCGCGTGGCTGATGACCGCGGCCAATCGCAAAGCCATCGACTGGATCCGACGCGAGAACAAGCGCGACGGCAAGCAGAGAGAGGCGCAGATGCTCTACATCGACGACGAGCCCGAGCCGCTCGATGCGATCGGGGACGAACGGCTGCGGTTGATCTTCACCTGCTGCCATCCGGCGCTCTCGATGGAGGCGCGCGTCGCGCTCACGCTGCGCATGGCAGGCGGGCTGACGGTGGCGGAGATCGCTCGCGCCTTCTTCGTGCAGGAGACCGCGATGGGGCAGCGGATCACGCGCGCGAAGGGGAAGATCCGCGTCGCTCGCATACCATATCGCACGCCATCGGTGGAGGATCTTCCCGGGCGGGTCTCTGGAATACTCGCCGTGCTGTTCCTCGTCTTCAACGAAGGCTACCTGGCGACGGGACCCGACGCCGATCCGATCCGTCCTGCGCTCACCGCCGAGGCGATCCGGCTCACGCGGCTCGTGCACGTGCTCATGCCAGACGACGGCGAGGTGGCCGGACTGCTCGCGTTGATGCTGCTCATCGAGGCACGCAGGACGACGCGAGTTTCCGAGCGTGGCGAGCTGGTCCCGCTCGGAGAGCAGGATCGTGCGAGCTGGGATGCGGCGATGATCGCCGAGGGACATCGATTGGTGCGCGAGCGACTGGCTTCCGGCGTGGCTCCGGGGCGCTACCAGATACACGCGGCGATCAACACGGTGCACACCTCCGTCCGACACGTGCGGGATACTGACTGGTCGCAGATCGTCGCGCTGTACGATCAGCTCGCTCGCATCGATCCGTCGCCGGTCGTCACGCTGAACCGCGCCATCGCGGTCGCCGAGGTCGATGGGCCGCGAGCGGCGCTCGCGATCGTCGACATGCTCGATGACACGCTCGCCGGCTATCACGCCTACCATGCGACACGCGCCGACCTGCTGCGGCGGCTGGGATCGATGCCGGAGGCGCGCGCGGCGTACGACAGGGCGATCGAGCTCTCGGGGAACGCGGCCGAGAGCGCGTACCTCGCGCGTCGACGCGAAACGTTGGAGTAGCTCGCGGACGTACGAGGCAGCAGGGATGATCGGGCGGCCGGCGCGTTGCCGGCGTTTGTGAAAGTGCGCCGTGCGTCGCTTCCGGTCGTTGCAGTGTTTCGCCAAACGCTGCGGTGCTTCGACCGCACAGTCGGCGACGAGTTCGGTATCAAATAGTCGCGCGTGAGCCGGATCGATAGCAACTCAGAGTGTAAGCGCGCGGGGGGCAAGACCTGACACCCGTTTCCGGACCCCCATTTCACGAACCGATCAACTGTCATGGGACATGATTCCGGCGTCGAGCTGATACTGGCTG
It encodes:
- a CDS encoding DUF6596 domain-containing protein, which produces MMDVQEAITRAHHEEWARVVAALAKRFGNLDVAEEAAAEAFATAVVRWPSDGVPPNPGAWLMTAANRKAIDWIRRENKRDGKQREAQMLYIDDEPEPLDAIGDERLRLIFTCCHPALSMEARVALTLRMAGGLTVAEIARAFFVQETAMGQRITRAKGKIRVARIPYRTPSVEDLPGRVSGILAVLFLVFNEGYLATGPDADPIRPALTAEAIRLTRLVHVLMPDDGEVAGLLALMLLIEARRTTRVSERGELVPLGEQDRASWDAAMIAEGHRLVRERLASGVAPGRYQIHAAINTVHTSVRHVRDTDWSQIVALYDQLARIDPSPVVTLNRAIAVAEVDGPRAALAIVDMLDDTLAGYHAYHATRADLLRRLGSMPEARAAYDRAIELSGNAAESAYLARRRETLE
- a CDS encoding ankyrin repeat domain-containing protein; this encodes MSHHQLPERPNLDQLKRQAKDLLHAVRQHDAAALTRAHALPAFTSQPDDAVTSAFALHDAQSVVARELGFVSWNDLRENVESITLDFTAAVEEFIAAATGRRRVRAERVLDMHPRIAHANFHTALLLGDAATVDSHLTRDPALATTLGGPRGWQPLHYVCFTAVGAANPERELGLVAIARQLIALGADPDLRFPWEHHGVHRPVLWGAVAVVHSLPLARALLEGGANPSDGVTLTLEASGRDVAALELLNEFGVDPNGPWATDGSTALYALLHWADSVDGALWLLAHDAEPDAVFSQNGETPLHVAAARWGVDLVEALASRGAMIDRRRSDGRTPYAVAMLSGNDAVAEWFRAHGADTDVAQVDQMIAAGSRGDVATVNAMLAAHPALRSEIGPQHYPALYRAADQNDVEALEGLLACGLDVDAGDEAMNMNALHKAAMAGWPDAVRVLLAHGASVSARDREFHATALVCAAEGSRHAAPGTDHAAVGRMLLDAGSPTNWTSSDEPSEGILEIITAWATSNG
- a CDS encoding YciI family protein, with the protein product MHYLLSVIAEGASLADDAEMAAIDVFNERLQANGHWVFAGGLGTPDTATVIDNRRGEEVFTDGPFVESKEYLAGFWIIDASDLDVALKLAAAGSKACNRKVEVRPFLSNPE